From Acidobacteriota bacterium, one genomic window encodes:
- a CDS encoding pentapeptide repeat-containing protein → MSGSDERDSELEESLRSQIESYFEDSDGAPQRALGTLNADLAEVQQQVAALDDALARVQPAAERLDWLLSGDPSEPPSAPPRGKARWQPTVVAWTSILTVALLTWQVSFLRKEISIQTEAYRLQSENAYLTQRAKMLEIIYGECGPTDAAGAPAGEAISHGAGDLETPCQVTAPTEARRAAVITFLHLERKSDDEDRLTMSEGLARLVHAPLEGIPLDEVDLSRVNLTGADLYNADLSLSPIDGSNFFGADLRFAKFPKGPVANVNLGSANLADAILKGVTFVGTDMTDTVLRRADLSGADLRDVRGLKPDQVCSAKAYPNPPPQLPADLVLPAECTVG, encoded by the coding sequence GTGAGCGGTTCCGATGAGCGTGACTCCGAACTGGAGGAGTCGCTTCGATCGCAGATCGAATCGTACTTCGAAGATTCCGACGGTGCCCCGCAACGGGCGCTGGGAACCCTGAACGCGGATCTCGCCGAGGTCCAACAGCAGGTGGCGGCGCTGGATGATGCTCTGGCGCGAGTTCAGCCAGCGGCAGAACGGCTCGATTGGCTGCTTTCTGGCGACCCTTCGGAGCCGCCCTCGGCGCCACCCCGGGGAAAAGCCCGGTGGCAACCGACGGTGGTTGCCTGGACCTCCATCCTGACCGTCGCCCTTCTTACCTGGCAGGTCTCTTTTCTCAGAAAGGAAATTAGTATCCAGACCGAGGCGTACCGTCTTCAAAGTGAGAACGCCTACCTGACGCAGAGGGCGAAAATGCTCGAGATCATCTACGGGGAGTGTGGCCCGACCGACGCCGCCGGCGCTCCGGCCGGCGAGGCCATCAGTCATGGCGCCGGAGACCTCGAGACGCCGTGCCAGGTGACCGCCCCGACGGAGGCTCGCCGGGCGGCGGTGATCACCTTTCTGCACCTCGAACGGAAAAGCGACGACGAGGACCGTCTCACCATGTCGGAGGGTCTTGCACGCTTGGTCCATGCCCCTCTCGAAGGAATCCCGCTCGACGAGGTCGACCTGTCGCGCGTCAACCTGACCGGAGCCGACCTCTACAACGCCGACCTCTCGCTGTCGCCGATCGACGGGTCGAACTTCTTCGGGGCCGACCTGCGCTTCGCCAAGTTTCCCAAAGGACCGGTCGCCAACGTCAACCTGGGCAGCGCCAATCTCGCCGACGCCATTCTGAAAGGGGTCACCTTCGTGGGCACCGACATGACCGACACCGTCCTGCGAAGGGCGGATCTCTCCGGGGCCGACCTGCGCGATGTGCGAGGTTTGAAGCCGGATCAGGTTTGCAGCGCCAAGGCCTATCCCAATCCGCCACCGCAACTTCCTGCGGATCTAGTTCTACCGGCGGAATGTACCGTAGGGTAA
- a CDS encoding helix-turn-helix transcriptional regulator, protein MYMGKMGSTLARLRSEANLTQQELAERTSCSLRSIEDCEGGESPSLETLEEILEVLDVDLVDLGLMMGMTGRRPATREALKRAVEMSDSGLGNFEVKPDDDPEVDAIVAKVMRRLETMHEEGPSLSTEAPAEGRKDGT, encoded by the coding sequence ATGTACATGGGCAAAATGGGGTCTACACTTGCCAGGCTTCGTTCCGAAGCGAATCTGACACAGCAGGAGCTCGCAGAGCGCACCAGCTGCAGTCTGCGGTCGATCGAGGACTGTGAGGGCGGTGAATCGCCTTCGCTGGAGACTCTCGAGGAGATTCTCGAGGTGCTGGATGTCGACCTCGTCGACCTTGGATTGATGATGGGAATGACCGGACGGCGCCCCGCGACGCGGGAAGCGTTGAAGAGGGCTGTGGAGATGAGCGATTCAGGACTGGGAAATTTCGAGGTCAAGCCGGACGACGACCCAGAGGTCGACGCCATCGTCGCCAAGGTGATGCGACGGCTCGAGACGATGCACGAGGAAGGGCCATCGCTTTCGACCGAGGCCCCGGCCGAGGGCAGAAAGGACGGCACCTGA
- a CDS encoding TlpA disulfide reductase family protein, translating into MATERPFRRRLDWGRRGLPLVLCLVLAACGPSAPVDSGPLAIDVARTMPGPDFELLGLDGERHRLSAFRGQVLLINFWATWCASCREELPVLEQLHRDLASEGVAIVGIATDKEGRSKVQPYAEELGLTFPTLLDPGEVSTAVFGGLTGYPSTFILDREGLIYSSYLGAQKEETFAEDLNYLLAAEPSAGAALPEGALSEPSSEEEGDD; encoded by the coding sequence ATGGCGACTGAGCGACCGTTTCGACGGCGGCTCGATTGGGGCCGGCGCGGCTTACCGCTTGTGCTTTGCCTGGTGCTGGCGGCCTGCGGGCCGTCGGCGCCGGTCGATTCCGGTCCGCTGGCGATCGATGTCGCCCGCACCATGCCGGGGCCCGACTTCGAGCTCCTCGGGCTCGACGGTGAGCGTCACCGCCTGTCGGCCTTCCGGGGACAGGTTCTGCTGATCAACTTCTGGGCCACTTGGTGCGCCTCCTGCCGCGAGGAGCTGCCGGTGCTCGAGCAACTGCATCGTGACCTCGCCTCCGAAGGCGTCGCCATCGTCGGAATCGCGACCGATAAGGAGGGGCGCTCGAAGGTGCAGCCCTATGCCGAGGAGCTCGGCCTGACCTTCCCGACGTTGCTCGATCCTGGCGAGGTCAGCACCGCCGTGTTTGGCGGTCTGACCGGCTATCCCAGCACCTTCATTCTCGATCGCGAGGGCCTGATCTACTCCTCCTACCTGGGGGCGCAGAAGGAAGAGACCTTCGCCGAAGATCTGAACTATCTCCTCGCGGCGGAGCCGAGCGCCGGCGCAGCTTTGCCGGAAGGGGCCTTGTCGGAGCCGTCTTCCGAGGAGGAAGGCGATGACTAG
- a CDS encoding DUF3179 domain-containing (seleno)protein yields MTLVALSALACSSGEPEPAVQASEPHGSAAKTVTGGKPFHGLLEYRAKDAKLALVRPILVAADEAPLAGGVSVVGVSAQGESRAYPLYILKNHQIVNDRVGGQPIAASWUPSEQSVVVHDRRVGDKELTLGVSGKLIDGNLMMYDTDTDSLWHQASGESREGAFTGEQLAELPDDAWAIHRWSDWLEDHPETLVLTCAHCEGRGEATGTIDELHREKEERENAGADGD; encoded by the coding sequence GTGACCCTGGTCGCCCTCTCGGCGCTGGCCTGCTCGTCGGGCGAGCCCGAGCCCGCGGTCCAGGCCAGCGAGCCCCACGGCTCCGCCGCCAAGACCGTCACCGGCGGCAAGCCCTTCCATGGCTTGCTCGAATACCGCGCCAAGGACGCCAAGCTGGCGCTCGTCCGACCGATTTTGGTCGCCGCTGACGAAGCCCCCCTCGCCGGCGGCGTCAGCGTCGTCGGAGTGAGTGCCCAGGGCGAGTCCCGGGCCTATCCGCTCTACATCCTGAAGAACCATCAGATCGTCAATGATCGTGTCGGAGGACAGCCCATCGCGGCTTCTTGGTGACCATCCGAGCAATCGGTCGTGGTCCACGACCGCCGTGTAGGAGACAAAGAGCTGACCTTGGGGGTTTCCGGCAAGCTGATCGACGGCAACCTCATGATGTACGACACCGACACCGATTCCCTGTGGCATCAGGCCTCCGGTGAGTCGAGAGAAGGGGCTTTCACCGGCGAGCAGCTCGCCGAGCTGCCGGATGATGCCTGGGCGATCCACCGCTGGAGCGACTGGCTCGAGGATCACCCTGAAACGCTGGTGCTGACCTGTGCCCACTGCGAAGGCCGCGGTGAAGCCACCGGCACCATCGACGAGCTGCACCGCGAGAAGGAAGAACGCGAGAATGCCGGAGCCGATGGCGACTGA
- a CDS encoding CRTAC1 family protein produces the protein MTHTAISRPRCASADPAAAAGRVLAKPSAVTWLRLGWASAALCALTACAPAPAPEPEPEAAPAGTIRFAEIAADAGLEFRHFDAVRAALLPEDNGSGLAFGDYDNDGFDDLYLVNFAGPALAERSALEAERQGGRLFRNLGDGTFRDVTEASGTGHVGWDNGVLWLDFDGDGWLDLLITGIDKIVLLRNRGDGTFEDRSRAAGLGVIPCEAMGAAAADYDRDGDLDIYIPCYVDFPWERARNRPLVGGRPGTMTTPANYPPQPNLLLRNEGDGRFEQVAAEAGVDDPQGRGLQAAFADLDDDGWPDLYVANDQSFDRLFRNQGGTFVDVTENAGTRDPRAGMGIGLSDYDGDGRPDLFLTHWVGEENALYRNASDGSELLFEDLTFEEGLGPITRDLVGWGTGFRDFDLDGDADLFLVNGSTVEDEWTLEVLTEPKMIPQRQMVYAREAEGFREVSESAGEIFEELFVGRGMSFADIDRDGLVDLAVLVHNGEPLLLHNRSERLGNWLAVQLVGTGSNRWAVGAKVVVRATTADGQEQVHTAWRMVGESYLGTHSTTLHFGLGEVAAADVEIIWPDGSVARFESVPLDRSLIFDQASESWREVPAEPVAPQPWGESFFNQTGD, from the coding sequence ATGACCCATACTGCTATCTCCCGTCCGAGGTGCGCCTCGGCGGACCCCGCCGCCGCCGCTGGACGTGTGCTCGCGAAGCCGTCGGCGGTGACCTGGCTGCGCCTCGGTTGGGCGTCGGCGGCGCTGTGCGCCCTGACCGCCTGTGCTCCGGCGCCAGCTCCCGAACCGGAGCCCGAAGCGGCGCCCGCCGGCACTATCCGATTCGCCGAAATCGCGGCCGATGCGGGCCTCGAGTTCCGCCATTTCGACGCCGTACGAGCCGCCCTGCTGCCCGAGGACAACGGTTCCGGCTTGGCCTTCGGCGATTACGACAACGATGGCTTCGACGACCTCTACCTGGTCAACTTCGCGGGCCCGGCTCTCGCCGAGCGCTCTGCCCTCGAGGCGGAGCGCCAGGGCGGGCGCCTGTTCCGCAACCTGGGCGACGGCACCTTCCGTGACGTCACCGAGGCCAGCGGCACCGGCCACGTCGGCTGGGACAACGGTGTGCTTTGGCTCGACTTCGATGGCGATGGTTGGCTCGATCTACTGATCACCGGCATCGACAAGATCGTGCTGTTGCGCAACCGCGGCGACGGCACCTTCGAAGACCGCAGTCGCGCCGCCGGCCTCGGGGTCATCCCGTGTGAGGCGATGGGCGCCGCCGCCGCCGACTACGATCGCGACGGCGACCTCGATATCTACATTCCCTGTTATGTCGACTTTCCCTGGGAGCGGGCCCGCAACCGGCCGCTGGTGGGCGGTCGTCCGGGCACCATGACGACGCCGGCCAACTATCCGCCGCAACCCAACCTGCTGTTGCGCAACGAAGGCGACGGTCGCTTCGAGCAGGTCGCCGCCGAGGCCGGCGTCGACGATCCCCAGGGACGTGGTCTGCAGGCCGCCTTCGCCGATCTCGACGACGACGGCTGGCCGGACCTCTACGTGGCTAACGATCAGAGCTTCGACCGTCTGTTTCGCAATCAGGGCGGCACCTTCGTGGACGTCACCGAGAACGCCGGCACGCGCGATCCTCGCGCCGGCATGGGCATCGGCCTGTCGGACTACGACGGCGATGGCCGGCCGGACCTCTTCTTGACCCACTGGGTGGGCGAGGAGAACGCCCTCTATCGCAATGCCAGCGACGGCAGCGAGCTGCTCTTCGAGGACCTGACCTTCGAAGAGGGGTTGGGACCGATCACCCGCGACCTGGTGGGTTGGGGGACCGGCTTCCGCGATTTCGATCTCGACGGCGATGCCGACCTCTTCCTGGTCAACGGCTCGACGGTGGAGGACGAATGGACTCTCGAGGTCCTGACCGAGCCCAAGATGATCCCCCAGCGACAGATGGTCTACGCCCGCGAGGCGGAGGGATTCCGGGAGGTGTCGGAGAGCGCCGGCGAGATCTTCGAAGAGCTCTTCGTCGGCCGCGGCATGTCCTTCGCCGATATCGACCGCGATGGTCTGGTGGACCTCGCTGTGCTGGTCCACAACGGTGAGCCGCTGCTGTTGCACAACCGTTCGGAGCGACTCGGCAACTGGCTGGCGGTGCAGCTCGTCGGCACCGGCTCGAACCGCTGGGCGGTAGGGGCCAAAGTGGTGGTGCGGGCGACAACGGCGGACGGCCAGGAGCAGGTTCACACGGCTTGGCGGATGGTCGGCGAGAGCTATCTCGGCACCCATTCGACGACCCTCCACTTCGGCCTCGGCGAGGTCGCCGCGGCGGATGTCGAGATCATCTGGCCGGACGGCTCCGTCGCCCGCTTCGAATCGGTGCCCCTGGACCGCAGTTTGATTTTCGATCAGGCCTCTGAGAGCTGGCGTGAAGTGCCGGCCGAACCCGTCGCCCCGCAGCCCTGGGGTGAGAGCTTCTTCAACCAAACCGGAGATTGA
- the ettA gene encoding energy-dependent translational throttle protein EttA: MAPPFIYTMKDLRKVTPQGKEILKGIWLSFYHGAKIGVLGANGAGKSTLLRIMAGVDSDFAGEAFLADGRTVGFLPQEPELPAGATVGECVDAAVAETRALLTRFDELSMRLGEELSDDEMAQVLEQQGKLQDAIEAAGAWELDSRLELAMEALRLPPADAIVDVLSGGERRRVALCQVLLRQPDLLLLDEPTNHLDAESVAWLERHLQDYQGTVVAVTHDRYFLDNVAGWILELDRGSGIPWEGNYSSWLEQKEARLGKEEKEASARRRTLQRELEWLQMTPRGRQAKSKARISQYESLLAEDQASEARARRAEIFIPPGPRMGDVVVEAEGVSKGYGDRLLMEDVDFLLPPGGIVGVIGPNGAGKTTLFRMIVGREEPDAGTLKTGETVVTAYVDQGREGLEGERSVWEEISDGGRDTIQLGRREVSSRAYASSFGFRGADQQKQVGKLSGGERNRLHLAKLLKSGGNLLLLDEPTNDLDVDTLRALEEALLAFGGSVVVISHDRWFLDRIATHILAFEGDSRVVWFQGNYQDYEADRRKRLGADADQPRRIKYRPLVR, encoded by the coding sequence ATGGCGCCGCCATTCATCTACACCATGAAGGACCTGCGGAAGGTGACCCCGCAGGGCAAAGAGATCCTCAAGGGCATCTGGCTGTCCTTCTACCACGGCGCCAAGATCGGCGTGCTGGGCGCCAACGGCGCCGGCAAGTCGACGCTGCTGCGCATCATGGCCGGCGTCGACAGCGACTTCGCCGGCGAGGCCTTTCTCGCCGATGGCCGGACGGTGGGTTTTCTGCCCCAGGAGCCGGAGCTGCCCGCTGGGGCGACGGTGGGTGAGTGCGTCGACGCTGCGGTGGCCGAAACCCGCGCCCTGCTGACCCGCTTCGACGAGCTCTCGATGCGTCTCGGGGAGGAGCTTTCGGACGACGAGATGGCCCAGGTGCTCGAGCAGCAGGGCAAGCTCCAGGACGCCATCGAGGCTGCCGGCGCCTGGGAGCTCGACAGTCGGCTGGAGCTTGCCATGGAGGCCCTGCGCCTGCCGCCGGCGGACGCCATTGTCGACGTCCTGTCCGGTGGCGAACGGCGGCGCGTGGCCCTCTGCCAGGTGCTCCTGCGCCAGCCCGATCTGTTGCTTCTCGACGAGCCCACCAACCATCTCGACGCCGAGTCCGTGGCTTGGCTCGAACGCCACCTTCAGGACTATCAGGGCACCGTGGTGGCGGTGACCCACGACCGCTACTTCCTCGACAACGTCGCCGGCTGGATTCTCGAGCTCGACCGCGGATCCGGCATCCCATGGGAGGGCAACTACTCGTCCTGGCTAGAGCAGAAGGAAGCGCGCCTCGGCAAGGAGGAGAAGGAAGCCTCGGCGCGGCGGCGCACGCTGCAGCGTGAGCTCGAATGGCTCCAGATGACGCCGCGCGGACGACAGGCCAAGAGCAAGGCGCGCATCTCGCAGTACGAGAGCCTGCTCGCCGAAGACCAGGCATCGGAGGCGCGTGCCCGACGCGCCGAGATCTTCATCCCACCGGGACCTCGGATGGGGGATGTGGTGGTCGAAGCGGAGGGTGTCAGCAAGGGCTATGGCGACCGGCTGTTGATGGAAGACGTCGACTTCCTGCTGCCGCCCGGCGGCATCGTCGGCGTCATCGGTCCCAACGGGGCCGGCAAGACCACCCTCTTTCGCATGATCGTGGGCCGGGAGGAGCCCGATGCTGGCACCTTGAAGACCGGCGAGACGGTGGTTACCGCCTACGTCGACCAGGGCCGCGAGGGCCTCGAAGGGGAGCGCAGCGTCTGGGAAGAGATCTCCGACGGCGGCCGCGACACGATCCAGCTCGGTCGTCGCGAAGTCAGCTCACGGGCCTACGCGTCGTCCTTCGGTTTCCGTGGTGCCGACCAGCAGAAGCAGGTGGGCAAGCTCTCCGGCGGTGAGCGCAACCGGCTGCATCTCGCCAAGCTGCTCAAGAGTGGCGGCAACCTGCTGCTCCTCGACGAGCCCACCAACGACCTCGACGTCGACACGCTGCGGGCCCTCGAAGAGGCGCTCCTCGCCTTCGGTGGCAGTGTCGTGGTGATCAGCCACGATCGCTGGTTCCTCGACCGCATCGCCACCCACATCTTGGCCTTCGAGGGGGACAGCCGAGTGGTGTGGTTCCAGGGCAACTATCAGGACTACGAGGCCGATCGGCGCAAGCGCCTGGGCGCTGATGCCGACCAGCCGCGGCGCATCAAGTACCGGCCGCTGGTGCGCTAG
- a CDS encoding S1 family peptidase, producing MYRPRISLLFGLTALLLVSFVGSALAQDSKPLSPEEALLQDAEAYALHFDVPLEDAIRRLERQPAIGDLAAELYQDSTFAGLWIDHSPRFQVTARFTSPEAGLRRIESLKDRLRGVPVRILGAPRSLRDLEAEQTQAAFVLERARVASLVDLDIDVRNNRVVASVVDALELAFAVERSSFRLPAALHVEEVAAVAGDFAQVYAGLNLTTCTMGFSVRDAGGATGVLTAGHCGNTQSHGGRNLPFQGECFSGSEDVQWHDDTVHHFPLPWMKAGSGSRTVNSTRTRTAQAIGTWVCKHGKTTGFTCASITSISFRPNTSIQPGANATFVRVSGSGTLASGGDSGAPYYAGNEAYGVLKGGISGDSTCRSTLSTAWAST from the coding sequence ATGTACCGACCGCGAATCTCACTGCTCTTCGGACTCACCGCCCTCCTGCTCGTCAGCTTTGTGGGAAGCGCCCTGGCGCAAGACTCGAAGCCCCTCTCCCCGGAGGAAGCTCTGCTACAGGACGCCGAGGCCTACGCCCTGCACTTCGACGTTCCGCTCGAGGACGCGATTCGTCGCCTCGAGCGTCAACCGGCGATCGGCGACCTCGCCGCCGAGCTCTACCAAGACTCCACCTTCGCCGGTCTCTGGATCGACCACAGCCCCCGCTTCCAGGTGACCGCCCGCTTCACCTCGCCGGAAGCCGGCTTGCGCCGCATCGAGAGCCTCAAGGACCGGCTGCGCGGCGTGCCGGTGCGGATCCTCGGCGCACCGCGCTCGCTAAGGGACCTCGAGGCGGAGCAAACCCAGGCGGCCTTCGTGCTCGAACGGGCGCGCGTCGCATCGCTGGTCGACCTCGACATCGACGTACGCAACAACCGCGTCGTGGCCTCGGTGGTCGACGCCCTCGAGCTGGCATTCGCCGTCGAGCGCAGCAGCTTCCGCCTACCGGCGGCCCTCCATGTCGAAGAAGTGGCGGCCGTCGCCGGAGACTTCGCGCAGGTCTATGCCGGCCTCAACCTCACCACGTGCACGATGGGCTTTTCGGTACGCGACGCCGGCGGCGCCACCGGCGTCCTGACCGCCGGCCACTGCGGCAACACCCAGTCTCACGGCGGCCGCAACCTGCCCTTCCAGGGCGAGTGCTTCAGCGGCTCCGAGGATGTGCAGTGGCACGACGACACGGTGCACCACTTCCCGCTGCCCTGGATGAAGGCCGGCAGCGGCAGTCGCACCGTCAACAGCACCCGCACCCGCACCGCCCAGGCGATCGGCACCTGGGTGTGCAAACACGGGAAGACCACCGGCTTCACCTGCGCCTCGATCACCTCGATCTCGTTCCGTCCCAACACTTCGATCCAACCCGGAGCCAATGCCACCTTCGTGCGGGTCAGCGGCTCCGGCACCCTCGCGTCGGGCGGCGACAGCGGTGCGCCGTACTACGCCGGCAATGAAGCCTACGGCGTCCTCAAAGGCGGTATCAGCGGCGACTCTACATGCCGATCAACTTTGTCAACTGCCTGGGCGTCAACCTGA
- a CDS encoding serine/threonine-protein kinase has translation MDSQRWQRVKEVFHAARGLSPEEGRDYLATLGDDALAEEVASLLAAHRQATGFVDRPAFELLGDAPPTWPDQIGPYRILDLLGEGGMGVVYLALRDDQTFEKTVALKVLSRHLATPDLATRFRAERQILADLEHPGIARLLDGGTTDDGLPYLVVEHVAGRSIDRYVREEGLSLDQRLVLLIELCAAVHAAHQRLVVHRDLKPANVLVTAAGAPRLLDFGIAKLLGAGAGEALTVAGDRLMTPPYASPEQLRGDAVTTATDVYALGVLAFELITGVHPHGGAEAPPHELARSILERPPRRPSTVVAEAPATAPKPPDRYLERALRGDLDRIVLKALQAEPERRYASAEALGRDLESYRQGLPVSAQPDTFAYRSAKFVRRHRWPVALVTVAVTTLLALTTLLLVQRSEILRQRDRAESVSSFLVRLFESADPSHSRGAEITAGELLDQARREIERPGLSQETVADLMLTMGDAYAGLGLYASAGELLDGAVARRRTLYREPHGEVAEALASLGRVRIGEGELEAAEGALQAAFEQRRRRLGGSHPETAESLADLGALRQRQGRLGEAEAAYREAAEILAGIESEILARVLHRHAGLERERGRYDQAERLERRALEQLRGLRGEAPDPLAATLTVALGTIRRRAGDDAGAEVLYREALAEQQRLFPQGHPDLAVTLSHLASTATRQGRFDEADELLEEAITLRLRLLGPDHPLVANALNNRGNLAADRGRLEQAEDLYRRALALQQRALPANHRDLAATRSNLGLVLDGRQRHGAAEALHRQALATYRGLYGDDHVRVAVVRNNLAESLKGQRRDAEARHELTAAVDVLRRHLGDDHPTLATLLSNLAAVERRLGEIQRAGELYGEALTIAESRLGADNPTTLRIAANRLILRLAQAPSPTLRQEARDLRQRLIAALGADHPSVGELDRALTGR, from the coding sequence GTGGACTCTCAGCGTTGGCAGCGGGTCAAGGAGGTCTTTCACGCCGCCCGCGGCCTCTCGCCGGAGGAGGGGCGGGACTATCTCGCGACCCTCGGTGACGACGCCTTGGCGGAGGAGGTGGCGAGCCTGCTCGCCGCTCACCGACAGGCCACCGGCTTCGTCGATCGCCCCGCCTTCGAGCTCCTCGGTGACGCTCCACCGACGTGGCCGGACCAGATCGGCCCGTATCGCATTCTCGACCTGCTCGGCGAGGGCGGCATGGGGGTGGTCTACCTGGCGCTGCGGGACGATCAGACCTTCGAGAAGACCGTCGCCCTCAAGGTCCTCAGCCGCCATCTCGCGACCCCCGACCTCGCCACCCGCTTTCGCGCCGAGCGGCAAATCCTCGCCGACCTCGAGCACCCCGGCATCGCGCGCCTACTCGATGGCGGCACCACCGACGACGGTCTGCCCTACCTGGTGGTCGAGCACGTGGCGGGGCGCTCCATCGATCGCTACGTTCGGGAGGAGGGGCTCTCCCTCGATCAGCGCCTGGTGCTGCTGATCGAGCTCTGTGCAGCGGTCCACGCCGCCCATCAGCGGCTGGTCGTACACCGCGACCTCAAGCCCGCCAACGTCTTGGTCACCGCCGCCGGGGCGCCACGCCTGCTCGATTTCGGCATCGCCAAGCTCCTCGGCGCAGGAGCCGGCGAGGCCTTGACGGTAGCCGGGGACCGTCTGATGACACCGCCCTATGCCAGCCCGGAGCAGCTCCGCGGCGACGCCGTCACCACCGCCACCGACGTTTACGCCCTCGGCGTCCTGGCTTTCGAGCTGATCACCGGCGTCCATCCCCACGGCGGCGCCGAAGCGCCGCCCCATGAGCTCGCGCGATCGATTCTCGAGCGGCCGCCGCGCCGGCCCTCGACGGTCGTCGCGGAAGCTCCCGCCACTGCGCCGAAGCCTCCGGATCGCTATCTCGAAAGAGCCTTGCGGGGCGATCTCGACCGCATCGTGCTGAAGGCTCTGCAGGCGGAGCCGGAGCGTCGCTATGCCTCGGCCGAGGCTCTCGGTCGCGACCTCGAGAGCTATCGCCAGGGCTTGCCGGTCAGCGCTCAGCCGGACACCTTCGCTTACCGCAGCGCCAAGTTCGTGCGTCGCCACCGCTGGCCGGTGGCCCTGGTGACCGTCGCCGTGACCACCCTTCTGGCGCTCACGACGCTGCTGCTGGTGCAGCGTTCCGAGATCTTGCGCCAGCGCGACCGCGCCGAATCCGTTTCGAGTTTTTTGGTGCGGCTCTTCGAGTCCGCCGATCCCAGCCACTCCCGGGGCGCCGAGATCACCGCCGGCGAGCTCCTCGATCAGGCGCGGCGCGAGATCGAGCGGCCCGGTCTGTCGCAGGAGACGGTTGCCGACCTGATGCTCACCATGGGAGACGCCTACGCCGGCCTTGGGCTGTACGCATCCGCTGGCGAGCTTCTCGATGGCGCCGTCGCGCGGCGCCGGACGCTCTACCGCGAGCCCCACGGGGAGGTTGCCGAGGCGCTGGCTTCGCTCGGCCGAGTGCGCATCGGGGAAGGCGAGCTGGAGGCCGCCGAGGGAGCTCTGCAGGCGGCCTTCGAGCAGCGTCGCCGGCGCCTCGGAGGGTCTCACCCGGAGACCGCCGAGAGTCTCGCTGACCTCGGGGCTTTGCGGCAGCGCCAGGGACGCCTCGGGGAAGCCGAAGCCGCCTACCGAGAGGCGGCCGAGATCCTCGCCGGGATCGAGTCCGAGATCTTGGCGCGGGTCCTCCACCGCCACGCCGGTCTCGAGCGCGAGCGCGGGCGCTACGATCAGGCGGAACGGCTCGAGCGTCGTGCTCTCGAGCAGCTGCGCGGCCTTCGGGGCGAGGCACCGGATCCCCTCGCGGCGACCCTCACCGTCGCCCTCGGGACTATTCGTCGCCGCGCCGGTGACGACGCCGGGGCCGAAGTGCTCTATCGAGAAGCCCTCGCCGAGCAGCAGCGCCTGTTTCCCCAGGGGCACCCGGACCTCGCCGTCACCCTCAGCCATCTGGCCTCGACGGCCACCCGCCAGGGACGTTTCGACGAGGCCGACGAGCTGCTCGAAGAGGCCATCACCCTGCGCCTGCGGCTACTCGGCCCGGACCACCCGCTGGTGGCCAATGCGCTCAACAATCGCGGCAATCTGGCCGCTGATCGCGGCAGGCTGGAGCAGGCAGAAGACCTCTACCGCCGGGCTCTGGCCCTGCAACAGCGCGCCTTGCCGGCGAATCATCGCGACCTGGCGGCGACGCGCAGCAATCTCGGCCTGGTGCTCGACGGCCGTCAGAGGCACGGCGCCGCCGAAGCCCTGCATCGCCAGGCCCTCGCGACCTATCGCGGCCTCTACGGTGACGACCACGTGCGAGTCGCGGTGGTGCGCAACAACCTCGCCGAGAGCCTCAAGGGTCAGCGTCGCGACGCCGAGGCGCGCCATGAGCTCACCGCAGCGGTGGACGTCCTGCGCCGTCACCTCGGCGACGACCATCCCACCCTGGCGACCTTGCTCAGCAATCTCGCCGCCGTCGAGCGTCGCCTCGGCGAAATCCAGCGCGCCGGCGAGCTCTACGGCGAGGCCCTCACCATCGCCGAAAGTCGCCTCGGAGCGGACAACCCCACCACCCTCCGCATCGCCGCCAACCGCCTCATCCTGCGGCTCGCGCAGGCGCCCTCGCCGACTCTGCGCCAGGAAGCGCGCGATCTCCGCCAGCGATTGATCGCCGCCCTCGGCGCCGACCATCCGAGCGTCGGCGAGCTCGATCGGGCGCTGACAGGCCGCTGA
- a CDS encoding ECF-type sigma factor has translation MDQSSEGPLESGAITEILRQWSDGDGDALHRLMPFVEADLRRRARRALAGERAGHTLEPTALVNEVYLRLVGQRQVSWRNRAQFFGFAAQVMRRILVEHARRRQRVKRGGDAVVISLDQVGEPADRPRDLDLLALDRALTELAGLDPRQGRIVELRYFAGLTLDETAEVLSVSASLVSREWTLARAWLYRRLHSAEG, from the coding sequence GTGGATCAGTCTTCCGAAGGGCCCCTCGAAAGCGGTGCGATCACCGAGATTCTGCGGCAATGGAGCGACGGTGACGGCGACGCTTTGCACCGCCTGATGCCCTTCGTCGAGGCCGACCTGCGGCGGCGAGCTCGGCGGGCTCTCGCTGGCGAGCGAGCCGGCCACACTCTCGAGCCGACGGCGCTGGTCAACGAGGTCTATCTGCGACTCGTCGGTCAACGCCAGGTGAGCTGGCGCAACCGTGCCCAGTTCTTCGGCTTCGCAGCGCAGGTGATGCGTCGCATTTTGGTCGAGCATGCCCGTCGCCGACAGCGCGTCAAGCGCGGTGGTGATGCGGTGGTGATTTCCCTCGATCAGGTGGGGGAGCCGGCGGATCGTCCCCGAGACCTCGACCTGCTGGCCCTCGATCGCGCGTTGACCGAGCTGGCGGGCCTTGATCCGCGCCAGGGTCGCATCGTCGAGCTGCGCTACTTCGCCGGCCTGACCCTCGACGAGACGGCCGAAGTTTTGTCCGTCAGCGCCTCCTTGGTGAGCCGCGAATGGACCTTGGCGCGAGCCTGGCTCTACCGTCGGCTCCACTCGGCGGAGGGTTAG